The Coleofasciculus sp. FACHB-1120 genome segment CCGCCGGATTGCGCTAATTCAACCCCTATCTCACCCCGCAACAGGGAATTGAGAACTAAAGCACCGATAATATTCACGGCACCTAATCCCGCAGAGAGCATAATTTGTCCGCTATCGGCTTGGCTAAAGCGCCAAGGACGCTCTCGGAGATAAGCACCCACCGGCTGCGAATTCCGCTCTTGGGCTGTCGTTTGTAACTCTGGGAAGTGATAGACGATTTCTCCGTCTGGGCTGACTTCCGGCTGCCCGTTAAAACGGGTGAGGACAGGAAGCATATAATCTTCGTATTCTTTGCCCCAGCCTTTGCCCATGTCATCCAGATAAGGTGCGATTTGTTCGGCGGTGACAGCACCCTGGTTATTGCGGATTACAGTGGCAATTTCTTGCCAGCGGCGTTCTTCTAAATCGGCATTGGGATTCCCATCGCCAAATAGGAAGGAGAAGACGGCTTCTAGGAAGTTCATCTGTCTCTTGCCTTCGGGGGATGAGACACGACGCCGTTCGTAGCGATCGCCATAGTCTGGATAGAAAAACCACCAGATGTCAGGACCGAACCAGAAGCGGGGCATAAATACCATACCACCGCCACCGTGATCACCGCCGCCGGAATCATCGCTGTCGCGGCTGCTATTGACGGCGATGAGAATAGCTGCGATCGCTACAAAAATTAGGACAATGGAAGCAATCAGGATAATCCCGAAGGAAATCCGGATTAGGTAAAACAAAACTTTCCAAATTTTTTCCCACCATTCCTTCAGTCGCAGCCGCAAGAACTTATTGCGGAGAACGGTTCGGAAATTCTTAGGGAAAAGGTAGACTATCTCGCCGGTTTCTGCTACCTGCAAGTGTCCACCGGCGTCGGATGCCAGAGCGAGTAATCCAGCCTGAGCCATGTTGACATTTAACCCAGCTTGGGTTGCTACATCGCCAACTGTGACCCGGTAGCCCAGGTGTTCAACTGCTTGCATGAGGGTGGGATTGGGAGCCATGTGCTTTCCTCAAGGACGAAGGCTACTATCACCAGTATAAAATTTTGGCAAATTCCAGCAGGCAGATTATGAAAACCAGAACTCGCGCGATCGCTCTTAACCTATTCGCTGTTACCATCTGCCACGCTAAACTGAAGCACCGCTTCGCCTTCCTAACGTGGCTGCCCGTTTTTCTATTCTCTCTTCTGGGATTAGCAACACCACTCAAAGCAGCCAATCTGGAACACGTTCAACAGTTGCTAAAAACTAAACAATGTCCTCAATGTGACTTGAGGGGCGCTGAGTTACGAGATATGGACTTAAGAGCAGCTGATTTGAGGCGTGCCGATCTCGCCGGTGCCAATCTCAGTGCTGCTGATTTAAGAGGTGCCAATTTTGGTGGCGCAAATCTAGGCGGTGCCAGCTTTATTAATAGTGACCTCAGCGGTGCTAACTTGAGCGGCGTTAATTTAAATTTAGCGGCGCTGATTAAAGCCAATCTCACAGGCGCTAACCTTGCCGGTTCTGAGTTGACGATGGCGAAGTTACCGGGCGCTGACCTCACCAAGGCTGATTTGCGGGAAACGAATCTGATTAGTGCTGACTTGAGCAATGCCATTCTCAGAGGAACGGACTTGCGAGGGGCGGATTTGCGAAATGCTGATTTTGAGAATGCGCTTCTCGAAGGCGTCCAGCTCAATAGTGCAATTCTCCCAGATGGCACTTTGCATTATTAACCCCAACTATAGTCAAGGGTGCATTAGCCTTACGGCTGAGCGATCGCCAAGCTTTAATTCCGTATATATAAGCGCACAGATTCCTATTCTCTAAATATACACAAGAACTGGTATATTTCTCGTATAAAATAATACCTTTAAAGAAAAAAATACTGAGAAGCTGGGTTGATTGAGGAAAGAATAAAGAATAAGAAAAGCGCGATCGCATTTGTTAATCTCAATTCAGTTGACTCCCAGAGCGCGTTAAATTAGCTTAAAGAGCATGACTGAGCGATAAACTGACAAGGCTACACTATCGCATTAGCGCAGCATTACAGAGGCGGATATGCCAAGAACGCAAAAAAACGATAACTTCATTGACAAGAGCTTCACGGTAATGGCGGATATCATCCTAAAAATCCTGCCTGCCAACAAGAAAGCAAAAGAAGCTTTCATCTACTACCGCGATGGTATGTCAGCGCAGGCAGATGGTGAATACGCTGAAGCTTTAGACAATTACAGGGAAGCTTTAACGCTAGAGGAAGACACTTACGACCGCAGTTATATCCTCTACAATATGGGGCTGATATACGCCAGCAATGGCGATCACGAGCAGGCTTTGGAATATTACCACCAAGCGCTTGACTGTAATCCCCGCCTGCCTCAAGCGTTGAATAATATTGCCGTCATTTACCACTTCCAGGGTGAAAAGATCAAGGAAGATGGAGATCCCGAAGCTGCTGAAGCTTTGTTTGACAAAGCAGGAGAATATTGGAAACAAGCGATTAGTATGGCTCCGAATAACTACATCGAAGCCCAAAATTGGCTCAAAACGACTGGGCGCTCTACGATGGATATCTTCTTTTAGATGACAGGTAATAGGTAATCAGCAAATGAGAAAAAATTACCTACTATCTACTATCAAATGACCAATCACCCATTAGCCATTACCACTGTTATGATTGACCGCGAACAAGTTCGCAAAGTTGCCCATCTGGCTCGCCTAGAACTGACCCCAGAAGAAGAAGCCCAATTTACAACCCAACTAGGCAGTATTTTGGAGTATTTTGAACAATTAAGCGAACTCGATGTCAGTGATGTGCAGCCCACAACACGGGCAATTGATGTCAGCAATGTGACACGCCCTGATGAACTGCAACCTTTTCCCAACCGGGAAGCTATTCTCACAGGTGCCCCAGATCAAGAGGGTGACTTTTTCAAAGTGCCGCAAATCCTCAGCGCTGAGTAAGTTACTCCTCATATTTTGCACCTAAGACCGATGAATTTTAGGTGAAAACCTGAGCCAATAAGTGTAGGGGCAATCTTCCTGGGGTTGCCCTTAATACTCTCAAAGGAGAACTTTATGGGTTTAGGTCTTTTGGTTGATGGAAAGTGGATTAGCGAACGAGAACAAGAAGACTCCCAAGGAAAATTCATTCGCCCATCAACAACCTTCCGCAACAAAATTACATCTGATGGTTCTAGTGGCTTTAAGGCTGAACCGGGTCGCTATCATCTCTATATTTCCTGGGCTTGTCCTTGGGCGCAACGAACCGCAATCATGCGTCAATTGAAGGGATTAGAAGATGTTATCAGTCTCTCAGTTGTGGCACCCGAAATCAATCAAAATAGTTGGGAATTCTCTGAAGAGCCGGGTTGTATTCCCGATACGGTAAACAAGACTCGCTATCTCTGGGAAGTCTATCTCAAAGCAGATTCTAATTACAATGGGCGGGTGACTGTCCCAGTTCTTTGGGATAAAGAAACCGCCACGATTGTGAATAATGAATCCCGCGAGATCATTCGGATGTTTGATACAGAATTCGATGATTTCGCAAAGTCAGATATGAATTTTTATCCAACGGAATTGCAAGAGGCGGTTGATAAGACGATTGATGCAATTTACCAACCGATTAATAATGGCGTTTATCGGGCAGGATTTGCGACTAGCCAAGCCGCCTACGATGAAGCGGTGACGGAACTATTCGATGCTCTGGATCGTTGGGAAAAAGTGTTAGTAAAGCAACGCTATCTGTGCGGAGAAAGCCTCACCGAGGCAGATTGGTGTATGTTCACCACTCTCTTGCGCTTCGATGCCGTTTACTATGTCCACTTCAAGTGCAACTTACGCCGGATTGTGGATTACCCCACTCTCTGGAATTACCTCAAAGACCTCTACCAGGTGCCGGGGGTAAAGGAAACCTGCAACCTTGACCATATCAAACGCCATTACTACAAAAGCCACCCGAAAGTTAATCCCACCAGAATTGTTCCGAAAGGGCCGTCAATTGATTTTGAGGAACCTCATAACCGCGAACAATTATCGC includes the following:
- a CDS encoding glutathione S-transferase family protein, with the translated sequence MGLGLLVDGKWISEREQEDSQGKFIRPSTTFRNKITSDGSSGFKAEPGRYHLYISWACPWAQRTAIMRQLKGLEDVISLSVVAPEINQNSWEFSEEPGCIPDTVNKTRYLWEVYLKADSNYNGRVTVPVLWDKETATIVNNESREIIRMFDTEFDDFAKSDMNFYPTELQEAVDKTIDAIYQPINNGVYRAGFATSQAAYDEAVTELFDALDRWEKVLVKQRYLCGESLTEADWCMFTTLLRFDAVYYVHFKCNLRRIVDYPTLWNYLKDLYQVPGVKETCNLDHIKRHYYKSHPKVNPTRIVPKGPSIDFEEPHNREQLSPKAKAIAV
- a CDS encoding photosystem I assembly protein Ycf3; amino-acid sequence: MPRTQKNDNFIDKSFTVMADIILKILPANKKAKEAFIYYRDGMSAQADGEYAEALDNYREALTLEEDTYDRSYILYNMGLIYASNGDHEQALEYYHQALDCNPRLPQALNNIAVIYHFQGEKIKEDGDPEAAEALFDKAGEYWKQAISMAPNNYIEAQNWLKTTGRSTMDIFF
- the gatC gene encoding Asp-tRNA(Asn)/Glu-tRNA(Gln) amidotransferase subunit GatC, coding for MIDREQVRKVAHLARLELTPEEEAQFTTQLGSILEYFEQLSELDVSDVQPTTRAIDVSNVTRPDELQPFPNREAILTGAPDQEGDFFKVPQILSAE
- a CDS encoding pentapeptide repeat-containing protein; the protein is MKTRTRAIALNLFAVTICHAKLKHRFAFLTWLPVFLFSLLGLATPLKAANLEHVQQLLKTKQCPQCDLRGAELRDMDLRAADLRRADLAGANLSAADLRGANFGGANLGGASFINSDLSGANLSGVNLNLAALIKANLTGANLAGSELTMAKLPGADLTKADLRETNLISADLSNAILRGTDLRGADLRNADFENALLEGVQLNSAILPDGTLHY